The following coding sequences lie in one Populus trichocarpa isolate Nisqually-1 chromosome 14, P.trichocarpa_v4.1, whole genome shotgun sequence genomic window:
- the LOC18105325 gene encoding LOW QUALITY PROTEIN: sister-chromatid cohesion protein 3-like (The sequence of the model RefSeq protein was modified relative to this genomic sequence to represent the inferred CDS: inserted 2 bases in 1 codon), with amino-acid sequence MDDHPETSRNRSKRKRSKTETEERTSDANEEVEERGDDFEEVRPKSKRNRAAKDATSPAVLNPDQSLIDVIKGNEIQIPQVVKLWVERYEKDPKQAMVELLTTLFEACGAKYRIKKELLDETDVDDVVVALVNLARNGEVEDYQGSKRKDFKNFKDNLLSFWDSLIAECQDGPLFDKMLFDKCMDYIIALSCTPPRVYRQVASLMGLQLVTSFITVAKALGAQRETTQRQLNAENKKRTEGPRLESLNKRLXDKILVLEEMMRKIFSGLFVHRYRDIDPNIRTSCIESLGVWVLSYPSLFLQDLYLKYLGWTLNDKNAGVRKASVHALQKLYDADDNVPTLGLFTERFSNRMIELADDSDVSVAVCAIGLVKQLLRHQLLPDDDLGPLYDLHIDDPAEVRRAIGELVYDHLIAQKFNSPQSSSRGSDSGSSEVHLSRMLQILREFSAEPILSIYVIDDVWEYMKAMKDWKCIISMLLDENPLIELTDDDATNLVRLLSASVRKAVGERIVPASDTRKQYYNKAQKEIFENNRRHITIAMMKNYPLLLRKFMADKAKVPSLVEIIVHMNLGKAKVPSLVEIIVHMNLGLYSLKRQENNFKNVLQLMKQAFLKHGDKEALRSCVKAIKFCSTESQGELKDYALNKLKNLEDELNDKLKSAMKEAADGDEYSLLVNLKRLYELQLSWSVPIESLYEDIVKVLHSFRNVDDEVVSFLLLNMYLHVAWTLQSIVNSETVSEASLTSLLSKRNSLFEELEYFLGTPSEDKEGSKCGNQLACRVCIILAEAWCLFRKANFSSTKLEHLGYCPDTSVLQRFWKLCEQQLNISDETEDDDTKKEYIEETNRDAVMIASAKLVVSNAVPKEYLTPEIISHFGMHGTSVAEIVKHLITVIKKNDDFPNIFIEALKRAYDRHLVDLSKSDDKSFTSKSFLECKDLATRLSGTFMGAARNKHKSDILKIVRDGIEYAFLDAPKQLSFLEGTVVHFVPKLPVIDTLEILKDVQSRTENVNTDEDPSGWRPYHTFVDSLREKYVKNEGLPDEKERRRSGRPRKRRNIEGKRLFDEESSSEEEDSISGSDREDAHDEEEKQEEEEEEEAPLIHSIRSSSKLRSLKLSRDENKGQRKGVSASRTSGPSS; translated from the exons ATGGACGACCACCCGGAAACTTCCCGAAACCGCTCT AAGAGGAAGAGGTCCAAGACCGAGACCGAGGAGAGAACGAGCGATGCGAATGAGGAGGTGGAGGAGCGCGGGGATGATTTCGAAGAGGTTCGCCCAAAATCTAAGCGTAACCGTGCTGCTAAGGATGCCACTTCCCCAGCCGTGCTCAATCCCGATCAAAGCTTGATCG ATGTTATCAAAGGCAATGAGATACAAATTCCTCAGGTGGTGAAGCTTTGGGTTGAGCGATACGAGAAGGATCCAAAACAAGCAATGGTTGAACTCTTGACCACGCTGTTTGAG GCATGTGGAGCCAAATATCGTATCAAGAAAGAGTTGCTGGATGAGACTGATGTTGACGATGTTGTCGTTGCTCTTGTCAATCTTGCTAGAAAT GGTGAGGTTGAAGATTATCAGGGTTCAAAACGGAAGGACTTCAAAAACTTTAAAGACAACCTCCTCTCATTCTGGGATAGTTTGATCGCTGAATGCCAAGATGGGCCACTTTTTGATAAGATGTTGTTTGACAAATGCATGGACTATATAATAGCATTATCATG CACTCCGCCAAGAGTTTACCGTCAAGTTGCATCCTTGATGGGGCTTCAACTTGTCACTTCATTCATAACGGTAGCTAAAGCGCTTGGTGCACAACGAGAAACTACTCAGAGACAGTTAAATGCTGAAAATAAGAAACGAACAGAAGGGCCTCGTTTGGAGTCCCTTAATAAAAGGTT TGATAAGATACTTGTACTAGAGGAAATGATGCGCAAAATATTTTCTGG gtTATTCGTGCATCGGTACCGGGATATTGATCCTAATATTCGAACATCATGCATTGAGTCTCTTGGTGTATGGGTTTTGTCATATCCATCACTTTTCTTGCAGGATTTATACTTAAAGTATCTTGGATGGACACTTAATGATAAA AATGCAGGTGTCAGAAAAGCATCTGTTCATGCATTGCAAAAACTTTATGACGCGGATGATAACGTGCCCACTCTCGGACTATTTACTGAAAGATTTTCCAACCGGATGATCGAACTTGCTGATGACAGTGATGTTAGTGTAGCTGTTTGTGCCATAGGACTTGTAAAACAATTACTCAG GCATCAGCTTTTACCTGATGATGACTTGGGTCCATTATATGATTTACATATTGATGATCCAGCGGAAGTCAGGCGTGCCATAGGAGAATTGGTGTATGATCACTTAATTGCACAAAAATTTAATAGCCCCCAATCTAGTTCAAGAG gCAGTGACAGTGGCTCTTCTGAGGTTCATCTTAGCAGAATGTTGCAAATTTTGAGGGAGTTTTCAGCAGAACCAATTCTCAGCATCTATGTTATTGATGATGTTTGGGAATACATGAAAGCAATGAAG GATTGGAAGTGTATTATTTCCATGCTCCTGGATGAGAATCCACTAATTGAGCTTACCGATGATGATGCAACAAATTTGGTTAGACTCCTTTCTGCATCTGTCAGAAAGGCTGTAGGAGAGAGGATTGTTCCAGCTTCGGATACTCGAAAGCAATATTACAATAAAGCTCAGAAA gaaatatttgaaaacaataGACGACACATAACAATTGCAATGATGAAGAACTACCCATTACTTCTCCGCAAATTTATGGCTGACAAAGCAAAAGTTCCATCATTGGTTGAGATCATTGTTCATATGAACCTAGGGAAAGCAAAAGTTCCATCATTGGTTGAGATCATTGTTCATATGAACCTAGGGCTTTATTCCTTAAAGAGGCAGGAGAAT AATTTCAAAAATGTCCTTCAGCTCATGAAACAGgcttttttaaaacatggtgACAAGGAAGCGCTGAGATCTTGTGTGAAGGCTATTAAGTTCTGTTCCACTGAGAGTCAAGGCGAGCTGAAAGATTATGCtctaaataaattgaagaatctTGAAGATGAACTTAATGATAAGCTTAAGTCTGCAATGAAAGAAGCAGCA GATGGTGATGAATATTCTCTGCTTGTGAATTTGAAAAGGTTATATGAGCTTCAGTTGTCATGGTCTGTACCTATTGAGAGCTTATACGAGGATATTGTTAAGGTTCTCCACAGTTTTAGAAATGTGGATGATGAG GTTGtcagttttcttcttctcaatATGTATTTGCATGTAGCCTGGACACTGCAGTCTATTGTAAATAGTGAAACTGTCTCTGAAGCATCCTTAACCTCTCTACTGTCGAAACGCAATTCCTTGTTTGAGGAACTTGAGTATTTTCTTGGTACCCCTTCTGAAGACAAGGAAGGGAGCAAATGTGGAAATCAGCTAGCTTGTAga GTTTGTATTATACTTGCAGAAGCATGGTGTTTGTTTAGAAAGGCaaatttttcttcaacaaaGCTCGAACATCTAGGATATTGTCCAGATACATCTGTTCTACAAAGGTTCTGGAAACTTTGTGAACAACAGTTAAATATTTCAG ATGAGACAGAAGATGATGACACAAAGAAAGAGTACATTGAGGAGACAAACAGAGATGCAGTTATGATAGCTTCAGCAAAGTTGGTAGTTAGCAATGCAGTTCCCAAG GAATATCTTACTCCGGAGATCATTTCTCACTTTGGGATGCATGGAACAAGTGTTGCAGAGATAGTCAAGCATCTAATCACTGtcataaagaaaaatgatgattttccAAACATTTTCATAGAAGCATTGAAAAGG GCTTATGATCGGCATCTAGTGGATCTTTCCAAAAGTGATGACAAATCTTTCACTAGCAAATCTTTTCTAGAGTGCAAGGATCTTGCTACTAGACTTTCTGGGACATTCATGGGTGCTGCTCGGAACAAGCATAAATCTGATATTCTAAAAATTGTCAGGGATGGTATTGAATATGCTTTCTTAGATGCTCCAAAACAGCTCTCTTTTCTGGAAGGTACCGTGGTTCACTTTGTGCCCAAGCTTCCCGTGATTGACACCCTGGAAAT TCTAAAGGATGTCCAAAGCCGGACAGAGAATGTAAACACCGATGAAGATCCCAGTGGCTGGCGCCCTTACCACACGTTTGTTGACAGTTTACGAGAGAAGTATGTGAAGAATGAAGGTTTGCCAG ATGAGAAAGAGAGGAGACGCAGTGGTCGTCCAAGGAAGCGGCGTAATATAGAGGGAAAGAGATTGTTTGATGAGGAAAGTTCAAGTGAAGAAGAGGATTCAATTAGTGGATCAGATCGAGAAGATGCTcatgatgaagaagagaaacaggaagaggaggaagaggaagaggctCCTTTGATACATTCGATTAGGTCATCATCCAAGTTGAGGTCATTGAAACTTTCAAGAGATGAAAACAAAGGCCAGAGGAAAGGAGTTTCGGCTTCTAGAACATCAG GGCCATCAAGCTAG